From the genome of Chionomys nivalis chromosome 19, mChiNiv1.1, whole genome shotgun sequence, one region includes:
- the LOC130862115 gene encoding 40S ribosomal protein S27, which translates to MPLAKDLLHPSPEEEKRKHKKKRLVQSPNSYFMDVKCPGCYKITTVFSHAQTVVLCVGCSTVLCQPTGGKARLTEGCSFRRKQH; encoded by the coding sequence ATGCCTCTCGCAAAGGAtctccttcatccctctccagaggaggaaaagaggaaacacaagaaaaagcgCCTGGTGCAGAGCCCCAATTCCTACTTTATGGATGTGAAGTGCCCAGGATGCTATAAAATCACCACGGTCTTTAGCCATGCACAGACGGTAGTCCTGTGTGTCGGCTGCTCCACTGTCCTCTGTCAGCCTACAGGCGGGAAAGCAAGACTGACAGAAGGATGCTCCTTCAGGAGGAAGCAGCACTGA